Within Capra hircus breed San Clemente chromosome 7, ASM170441v1, whole genome shotgun sequence, the genomic segment GCCACTTCCCGGCGGGTCCCCTGAGTGGGTTAGGGCAGCAGCAGCCCCGTGTCCCCCCAGGGGTGAAGCATGTGACTACCCTCTTGCACCATCATATCCATCCCTGTGCCGGCTCCGCAGCTGTGATTCCGGGCGGATCCGGGGCAGTAGTGACCCACTCCCACGCGAGCTCCTTGCTCTGAGACACAAGTGGCTTATTTCTCTCACGGGCTGGTCGCCGAGTGGGTCACTGAGCCCGGCGTGTTTTCCAGAGCTGGGTGTGGATGGGGCGCGGGGGGTAACGCACTTGGTTCCCTCAGCCCAGCACCATGCTTCCGAGATGCTAAAAGATAATCCTCTGCATATCTTCCTTGTTTCCTGCCTTCAGATGGTTCTGGCATTTATGACCCTTGTGAAAAAGAAGCCACTGATGCTATTGGGCATCTAGACAGACAGCAACGGGAAGATATCACACAGAGTGCGCAGGTATAGTCGTCGCCATTGCCACGTGAGCCCTTACCCAGTCTGTAATCGCTGGCTTCCAGTTCCGTTACTGGGTATTCTCAGGGTAGGCTCAGCTCGGGGCCCGAAGGTCAGGGGCTCGGGCCTGATACAGGGCGCCCCAACCTGGGCTGCTTCTTTCCCCTGGCGCCACGCGAGGTTGTCACCTGCCCCCCTTGGCCTGCTCGAGTGCCGTTTTCAGACACCCGAGTTCAGTGGGGAGACGTATTTGCTGTGCGGACTGCTCCAGGGGTCCTTCCCTTGCAGGCCCACCCCGTGGCTCCGTGTGGCAACCAGTCCCCAGGttggggtctcctgtattcttTTGAGGGGGGTGGTCACAGGCTGGCCTTCCCCCACAGCAAGGCTAGGCCCTGGCAATCAGGCCCTCTCCTGGCTGGCGGAGGACCCCTTGCTGTTATAGGGGAGACCGTTTAGCAACCCCCTCAGCTCCCACCCCTTCCAGGAGGCATTAGTGAGAGCACACATGAGGGCTGGGAGTGAAGGGCGGCTGAGTCAGattcctcttccccttctccagcacGCGCTGCGACTAGCTGCGTTTGGCCAGCTCCATAAAGTACTGGGTATGGACCCTCTGCCATCTAAGATGCCCAAGAAACCAAAGAATGAAAACCCAGTGGACTATACGGGTAAGGAGGCCGCAGGGCCTGGGCCCAGGCGGCGATGTCATCGTTGACTCCTGGCAGAGGACAGGCTAGAGTCTCAACTGCTGTCGTCCTCGTCTCGTTTCAGTTCAAATACCCCCCAGCACCACCTACGCTATTACACCCATGAAACGCCCGATGGAGGAAGATGGGGAGGAAAAGTCTCCtagcaaaaagaagaagaagattcaGAAGAAAGGTACAAGCATTCATGCGTAGTCCTTGTTTTACCGGCTATCTGGCTTCATTGAAGATTTAGCCCAAAGTGGTGACATACctgcttttgttctgtttttctcgGATGTGATGTGGAAGTCCTTTTAAGAATGACTGGTTATGGGATTCTCACAGcagaaatgctggagtggtttgccagtctctcctccagtggaccacattttgacagaactccactatgacccatcaatcttgggtggccctgcatggcatggctcatagcttccttGAGCTATGCAAGCCTCTTCGCCATGAGAAGGCTGTGATCTATAAAAGGGATTGATTAAACTTAGCATGGGCGTGGAACACAATTAAGATGGATACACCTCAGCTGGTGACCACAATCAGGGTATGTGTCTGGATAGCAGGGCAGGCAGCACTTCAGCACATTTGGCCACCCGGTCTCCTGCCCAGTCCACCATGTGGTGTGTCAGGGGGCAGTCAGGAGAGTGTCCCTGTCAGGGTCAGAATTGACTGGCATTCTAGAGCGGCATTACTGTGTTCTCTCTAGAGGAGAAGGCAGAGCCTCCACAAGCGATGAACGCCCTGATGAGACTAAACCAGCTCAAACCAGGGCTGCAGTACAAACTGATCTCCCAGACTGGtccagtgcatgcccccattttCACCATGTCAGTCGAGGTGGACGGGAGCTCCTTCGAGGCCTCTGGGCCCTCCAAAAAGACTGCCAAGCTGCACGTGGCTGTGAAGGTGAGTGGCTGGCAGTGCGGTGGAACGGCGAAGTGCCTCCCTCAGCTTTGCGCCCATTGAGAGCCCCTGCCCTCTGTTGAAGCACGAGGCTGAGGGAGGGAATGGGAACACTGAAACAGAGGCCTGACCAGTGGCCAAGTCCCACATGGCCAGAGAGCCGTCACTGATGGGCGCAGGGCCCCCAAATGTGGGCGGGCATTTGGTGCTCTTGGGAGCTTCAGGAAAGTGCCTCCAGTTGGCTGGATGCCTCCCTAAGAACTGCTGATTCAGGACGCTGGCTGTGGGGGAGTTCCTGTCTGGGTGAGGCCTTCCTCACTGGGGACACGGGGTCTCCCCCTGCTGCAGGTGTTACAGGACATGGGCTTGCCCACGGGCGCTGAAGGCAGAGACTCCAGCAAGGGGGaggactccgctgaggagacagaggcgaagCCCGCCGTGGTGGCCCCTCCACCCGTGGTGGAGGCCGTCTCGACCCCCAGTGCTGCCTTTCCCTCTGATCCCACCACCGAGGTGAGCACAGGGTGGGTGCTGTGAGGCCCCAAAGGAGTGGCCCGGGGTCCCCTGAACAAGGACAGTCATTGGTCCTTGTTGTCTTCCTCCAGAAGCATAACAGCCTTCCAGTCCAGGGCGCTGGGGGTGGGGTTGCAGTGTGAGCTGTGGAGGCCTGTGCTGGCGTTGACCCAACATCGGGGGCTGTTTCCTTGAGAGAGAGACAGTGTGGGTGGAGGTGGTCCCATTGCTGGCAAGCCCACGGATGGTTTCCAGAGGGGTGGGCAGCAGAGTGAGTGGAGCAGAGGGCCTCAGACCCTTAACACGGGGGGCTGCCACCTGTTGGAAAGACCTTAGCTGAGTTTGTTggtgttcttttctgttttccctgAGAACGTAAAACAGCAGGGGCCGATCCTGACCAAGCATGGCAAGAACCCTGTTATGGAACTGAATGAGAAGAGGCGTGGCCTCAAGTACGAACTCATCTCAGAGACGGGGGGCAGCCACGACAAACGCTTCGTCATGGAGGTGAGTGGTCCCAGGGGTGGTTCCCATGGGGACCTGGGGTCTTTGGAGAGGTCCCTGCCCCAAGGGCGGTGTTGGGTCACCCCTGACACACATTGTTCTCCGCAGGTCGAGGTGGATGGCCAGAAGTTTCAGGGTGCTGGCTCAAACAAAAAGGTGGCCAAAGCATATGCCGCCCTGGCTGCACTAGAAAAGCTGTTCCCTGACGCCCCTCTCTCCCTGGAGGCCAACAAGAAGAAGAGAGCCCCTGTGCCTGTGAGAGGCGGCCCCAAATTTGCTGCTAAGGTGGGTGTTCAGCCCTGAGCTCTCTGGGTGTGGTCTCCTTGGCGGGCGTTCTCTGGTTATTTGAGTGGGAGGTGAATGTAAGCTGTCtgtcttccctcccatccagccaCATAACCCTGGGTTCGGCATGGGGGGTCCCATGCACAATGaagtgcccccaccccccaacctccGAGGacggggaagaggaggcaacaTCCGTGgtcgagggagagggagaggattcGGTGGTGCCAACCATGGAGGCTACATGAATGCTGGTGAGGACCTGTCCTGCGCTGTCCCCAGGGGCCTGGCCTACTCCCTGCAGTGGGTGGGCCCCCCCGAACAAGGCAGGAGTGGGGCAGACCCATCTCCCACCCTGGTGACCCTGTCCATTCCCTTTCAGGCGCCGGGTATGGCAGC encodes:
- the ILF3 gene encoding interleukin enhancer-binding factor 3 isoform X4 encodes the protein MRPVRIFVNDDRHVMAKHSSVYPTQEELEAVQNMVSHTERALKAVSDWIDEQEKGSSDHAESENVDVPAEDEGKEGAGEQKTEHMTRTLRGVMRVGLVAKGLLLKGDLDLELVLLCKEKPTTALLDKVADNLAIQLTAVTDDKYEILQSVDDAAIVIKNTKEPPLSLTIHLTSPVVREEMEKVLAGETLSVNDPPDVLDRQKCLAALASLRHAKWFQARANGLKSCVIVIRVLRDLCTRVPTWGPLRGWPLELLCEKSIGTANRPMGAGEALRRVLECLASGIVMPDGSGIYDPCEKEATDAIGHLDRQQREDITQSAQHALRLAAFGQLHKVLGMDPLPSKMPKKPKNENPVDYTVQIPPSTTYAITPMKRPMEEDGEEKSPSKKKKKIQKKEEKAEPPQAMNALMRLNQLKPGLQYKLISQTGPVHAPIFTMSVEVDGSSFEASGPSKKTAKLHVAVKVLQDMGLPTGAEGRDSSKGEDSAEETEAKPAVVAPPPVVEAVSTPSAAFPSDPTTEQGPILTKHGKNPVMELNEKRRGLKYELISETGGSHDKRFVMEVEVDGQKFQGAGSNKKVAKAYAALAALEKLFPDAPLSLEANKKKRAPVPVRGGPKFAAKPHNPGFGMGGPMHNEVPPPPNLRGRGRGGNIRGRGRGRGFGGANHGGYMNAGAGYGSYGYGGNSATAGYSDFFTDCYGYHDFGSS
- the ILF3 gene encoding interleukin enhancer-binding factor 3 isoform X3, whose translation is MRPVRIFVNDDRHVMAKHSSVYPTQEELEAVQNMVSHTERALKAVSDWIDEQEKGSSDHAESENVDVPAEDEGKEGAGEQKTEHMTRTLRGVMRVGLVAKGLLLKGDLDLELVLLCKEKPTTALLDKVADNLAIQLTAVTDDKYEILQSVDDAAIVIKNTKEPPLSLTIHLTSPVVREEMEKVLAGETLSVNDPPDVLDRQKCLAALASLRHAKWFQARANGLKSCVIVIRVLRDLCTRVPTWGPLRGWPLELLCEKSIGTANRPMGAGEALRRVLECLASGIVMPDGSGIYDPCEKEATDAIGHLDRQQREDITQSAQHALRLAAFGQLHKVLGMDPLPSKMPKKPKNENPVDYTVQIPPSTTYAITPMKRPMEEDGEEKSPSKKKKKIQKKEEKAEPPQAMNALMRLNQLKPGLQYKLISQTGPVHAPIFTMSVEVDGSSFEASGPSKKTAKLHVAVKVLQDMGLPTGAEGRDSSKGEDSAEETEAKPAVVAPPPVVEAVSTPSAAFPSDPTTENVKQQGPILTKHGKNPVMELNEKRRGLKYELISETGGSHDKRFVMEVEVDGQKFQGAGSNKKVAKAYAALAALEKLFPDAPLSLEANKKKRAPVPVRGGPKFAAKPHNPGFGMGGPMHNEVPPPPNLRGRGRGGNIRGRGRGRGFGGANHGGYMNAGAGYGSYGYGGNSATAGYSDFFTDCYGYHDFGSS